The sequence GGCATTATAGATAGAACTGGACTCTTGAGATTTCTTTGTAGTTCTGCCAATAGCTTAGTACATCCTTTTGGCCTATTCACTTAACCCTAATTTTCCAAGACACAAGAATCTGAAACTCTCATTAAAAACAACCTTTCAAGATCAAGGCACTCACCCTCACCCCTGTGCCTCATATCCTAAACCAGATCTACTGCTATCTTTTCCCATAGGGGAATATTTAGTTTTAATTCACTGTAAATAGTGTTCTAAATGCACCAGTTACAGTTTGTTAGTAATTTTATGAAAAGCAGTAAATTGTGcagaaacacacaaaaataccagaatgtttttattttttccaggATTATATAATAAGCCAAAATCACAAcctggtgttttattttatttttcttagaTGCCTTGAGTATCTTGATAGGAAAAAAGGGGTATAAATATGagatattattttaaatttatatatagtTTATGTATAGTTATATGGTGGTAGGAGAGTTAAGGAAATTACATAGTGAGGCTAAAAGCATTTTAGGGCTGCAGCTTTATGTAATGTGATTGTAAAACCTTTATTGGCTAGTATGTACAATCACATTATCTTCCtgattctttcctgtgttaaGTATGACTACACATGAGAAAAATATCACAAGTGAAACTCAAATGTGTTGTGAAGTATCATGCAAAAACACCCTTAGCATTATAGGTCTGAAGTGTACTGGAAGATCATCAATAGTCTACTGATATAAAGCTGTAAGTGGAAAGCAGGAATATCATATCAGGGGTACATACCTAATTATAATCAGTAGAAGTTGTCATCTGATTTGAAAATGAAAAAGTCCGTTCTAGTTTCAAGATATGTCCATTATACCAATTTATTCATATATGAGAGATTTGTATAAACTGGTTTTTACTGAAGCCCCCAGAAGTGTTTTATTGCCTTATCTCACTAGTTGCTTAAAATGCACTtatgaaatgtaaaaaagaaagtGAGTGGTTCAGTAGCTCTCCTTATCTCTCTTACTAGGGACATTTGGTTAGTGATCTTGCAACCACACCATTTTCACAGCTACATCTGTGAGCTTAATTCCGAGATTAATCAAACTGTTGGTTGTTTCAGTTGGCCATATGTGATGATGTGATAAGCAGTGCAATTCTCTTGGTGAGTGCAGTAACATATCTGTTTTTTTAAGGTTCCTGTACCAGATGTGATGATGCCTAATAGTATGCTACTGCCAGCAGCTGCTTCAGAGAAATCTGACTGTGATGCTTCTGCAAGTCCAACAGCAGAAGGATCTTTGAAATATTCAGGTATTACAACAAAAAGCTGGGACTGCAGAGCCCCCGCATTGTAGTCTTTTGCTGAAAATACTTCTTTAGTTTTGGGGTGTGTTAGCTCTATTGACCAAAGAAAAAATAATGCAGTCAGGCTTGATATTCTTCACACAGAGCTTCATGAATATAGCACTTTGCATATATGTTTCTATTAACAGACTCAACATCTTAAAATTTTCAGGCTGCATCTGCCCACCCAATCTTTGCACCTTGTCCATACAGCTATGCATTGTGTGATATGACTCACTtggtgctagggatggaaggatctgtcagtttcagttctttcacTTTTTCATTCTTCTaaccttaaatttagttctcagtGCTGCAGCAATCTGTTAAAGGTTTTCTTTAAAATCATTGTGGaacttctgcagcattttagtgcaaattttcctGACAAACATGTTTGAATTCAGTTTttacttatgtacacatttttgcaagcaatacagtagggccccactcatacggcgggttacattccggacccccgcctaaaagggaaaactgctgaaaagcggaactcattgaatagaatggtgtgtgacGCCCGAAAACctccataaaagcggaacaagcactgtgtgagtggggctttagtctaattgtgtctaattgagaccgctgcattagtgaagcgcagtaaagcggggccctactgtttaATGCATGTTGTATACTCTTTCCactattttatgcacattttcctctaatataatgcatttttgtaaacattgattggaggactgcatcgcagaatttggataagtgtaaattttgaaggatggatgtgtttcagtactcatatggtttcagaaaaATGCAGTTTTGATAGAtacagctttaaatacaaactgaatcaaattttgcaCCTATCCCTACTTGGTGCTGGTCATCTTGGCAGGGGGGGAGCTTGGTAATTTCAGATCTCTACCTCAATGATATAGCTACTGAATTAGCGGGTCCAGaattttttcccccttctcttggGAATAGGAAAGTATCGATGTTGCTGTATGCGGACGATATGGTCCTATTATCCATTACCCATAAGGGCTTAAGGAGATTACTGGTGAGCCTTAATGCCTATTGCATTAAAGAAAAACTCCAGATCAACTACTCCAAAACTAAAGTTATGGTGTTCGGGAGAAGGCACTGTAATTATAAATGGTCAATTGGAGGACATCCAATTGATCAATGCCGCATTTTTAAGTATTTGGGCATTTATTTCCATGAtaatctttcttggaaaaagcataTCGACTTTATTAAAGCTGCTGATTTAAGAACCTGTGGAGCTATTCTGAATTTCTACAGGACAGCAGGTGGCAAGCTTTTTGCCCCTGCTCTGAAGATTTTTCAGACCAAAGTCCTAGCACAGATTTTATTCGGAGCTGCAGTCTGGGGCTGGGAGGTCTCTCTTCTTTCCAGCCTAGAGATTATCCAAAACAGTTTTCTGAAGAACCTTCTGCGGCTACTCGCTGGAACCCCTGCTGCACTACTTCGTGCAGAGTCTGGCTTACCCTTGATCAGAGCTCATGCACTGCGCCTTCCTTATCTTCTGGGGATCTATAAAAATACCCCAGTTAAGATAATATTGAAAGCCTGTTATGAATCGGTTTCTTTGGATAAGTTCTGGTCAGACAGACTATCCAATCTCTATTATATCTATCATATTCCGGTTCAAGCTCCAAATTTTCTTTCTAACAGAGCTAGGTTGCGTGAGGCAATCTTCGGTCACTGTTGCTGGATGGATAGATTAGCAATTATCAACTCTAAATTTTCCAAGTGGTACGGAGTATTTAAACAAGATCATTTGCAAGCaagctctctggcctatcctATCTCAATAAATCTAAGGCAAGCTTTTACTGCACTTAGATTTCAGACGATGCCAAATGCTGTCCTTTTGGGACACTATAACCAGGTCCCACGGTGCCAGCAATTATGTATCTGTGGTTCCAAGGTGGTTGAAGATCTGCCCCATTATTTGCTGGAGTGCCCTTTGTATTCCCACCCCCAGATCAAATTTTTGAGTGGTCTGTTGACACGACAAGGACCTCCCCGGGATCCCCATTTTATTTTGTTCCTTTTATCAGACAAAGATGCTATGGTAACATATAGAGTTGCTCATTTTGCTCTGGCTGCACAAAAGCTCCGGGCGAAGCACATTGGAGACCAGACGTGTATTAGCCTGATAGAGTAGGTGAGTAATCTTCTGGCATTTGCTCAAGAGTAAACGTTACGTACCCTGCTTCTTGGTTGGTTTTCCTTGAGGGACCCTGACAAAACCATTGGGACTGTATTAACTGTACTTTTTCTATATATTTTACCTCGGAATTTTAAACATGTGTTTTGGTACTGAACTCGTACTGTTGCGACGGCCTATGGCTATGCAATAAAGCTTCTGTCTGTCTGGTAATTTCAGATATTTGGCATAAAGCAGAGTAATGGACAGAGTTCTAATTCAATTCTAGAGTTCATGCTTTGCATGAATGTGTTCCCAGGTTTTCACCCTCTgaaattaacagaagtatagatcAGTTATTTCCCTTGTGTATCAGGGAAAGAGCTCTATCCTGTGTTTAGAGAATATATCTAACAATttatttggaaatggaaatgggctgccttcaagttgatcccaatttatgacgaccctatgaatagggttttcatgataagcggtattcagaggtggtttaccattgccttcctctgagactgagaggcagtgactggcccaaggtcacccagtgagcttcatggctgtgtggctattccaaccctggtctcccaggtcatagtccaaccctctaacccaACATTAAGAGCATTGGAGGTAGATTATTTATTGGTCTGATTCAATTCTAGATGGGTTGTTATGCCCAAAATTCAAGCTacaaatatttcttttcaaaacagCTGCAGCCAGTCATTCCACAAAGCTCTCTCTACTTCTTTGGGAATGTTGGGCGTATCCTTATTCAATAATAAAGAGTCTTGTGGTACTTTTGTATACCAGAGTCCACTTCGTCAGATGCATTGGATGAAGTAAACTCTGgtttatgaaagcttatgccataataaattagaCAGCCTTTAAAGTACTACAAGACattttgttggttttgctgcaacataCTGGCTACCTCTCTGGAAGTTTCTTCATTTAATATACATTATGTATTCAAATACTACAGGGGCTAAATATAATTTCTtccctcctttctctttttttaaccagGTGAAAGTCCTTCAGATGAGAAGAATACCCCTGGACTTGAAGAATCCAAAACTGGAATGGAAATTAAAACAGAGGAACAGAAGCCACTCAAAGAATCTACTGAAGTGCCAGATTGGAACAAAAACAGCAGTAAGGATATAAAGATAATTGAATCACTGCCTGATCAGTTGAGCGAGCAGCAGAAGAGACAGCAGCTTTCTGTTTCCGATCGCCATGTCTATAAATATCGTTGTAACCATTGTAGCTTGGCTTTTAAGACTATGCAGAAGCTTCAAATACATTCCCAGTATCATGCTATTCGGGCTGCTACTATGTGTAGCCTTTGCCAACGTAGCTTCCGTACATTccaggctttaaaaaaacatttggaAGCAGGCCACCCAGAACTCAGTGAAGCTGAAATTCAGCAGTTGTGTGCATCTTTACCTGTAAATGGTGAACTCTGGGCAGAAAGTGAAAGTATGGCACAAGATGAACATGCACTAGAACAGGATATAGAAAGAGAATATGAGATGGACCAGGAAGGTAAAGCAAGTCCTGTAGGAAGTGATAGTAGCTCCATTCCAGATGAAATGGGCTCAGAACCAAAGCGGACTTTACCTTTTAGAAAAGGGCCAAATTTTACTATGGAAAAATTTCTAGATCCTTCTCGCCcatataaatgtacagtgtgcaAAGAATCTTTCACTCAAAAGAACATTCTTTTGGTTCATTATAATTCAGTGTCTCATTTACATAAACTTAAAAAGGTATTGCAAGAAGCATCCAGTCCTGTCCCTCAAGAAGCTAACAGCAGCACTGACAACAAACCCTACAAATGCAGCATTTGTAATGTTTCTTATAGCCAAAGTTCTACACTGGAAATCCATATGAGATCTGTGCTTCATCAAACTAAGGCAAGGGCTGCAAAATTAGAACCAAGTAGTAATGCAATGAGTGGAAATAGCATAGCAGGAAATGTTAACAGCCCCAGCCAAGGGATGGTAGATGCTACAATCTTACCAGCAGTTAACAGCAAGGAAACCCATATAGATGCCAAAGAATTAAATAAAAAGCAAGCTTCTGAATTAGTTTCTGCTCAACCTGCACATCATCCTCCCCAGTCACCAGCACAACTGCAAATGCAACTCCAGCATGAATTGCAACAGCAAGCAGCTTTCTTTCAACCCCAGTTCCTAAATCCAGCATTTTTGCCACATTTTCCTATGACACCAGAGGCACTGTTGCAATTTCAACAGCCACAGTTTCTTTTTCCATTCTATATTCCTGGGACAGAGTTCAGTTTGAGTCCTGATCTGGGTTTGCCTGGTTCTACTGCATTTGGTATGCCTGGCATGGCAGGTATGGCAGGCTCACTGCTAGAAGACCTAAAACAGCAGATGCAAACTCAACATCATGTTGGTCAAACTCAACTACAGATACTACAGCAGCAAGCACAACAGTATCAAGCTATACCACCTCAAATTCCATcacaaaagcaacagcagcagcaaactaaTAAGGTGGTGAAAATAGAGCAAAATAGTATAGTAAGCACAGAGTGCCAGATGATGGATACATCACCATTTAAGGAATCAGAAGAGATTTCAGACAAACAAGAAAAACCAAAGCAAGAATTCACAATTGATAGTGAAGGACTGAAAGAAAACAAAGACATGAAGAAGCAGAAGTCCTTAGAACCAACCATCCcaccacccagaattgcttctgGAGCACGAGGAAATGCAGCCAAGGCATTGTTGGAAAACTTCGGCTTTGAGCTGGTTATTCAGTACAATGAGAACAGACAGAAGGTacagaaaaaaaccaaaactgGTGATTGTGAAAATACGGACAAATTGGAATGTGCGGCATGTAGTAAATTATTTTCCAACATTCTTATATTAAAGAGCCATCAAGAACATGTTCATGGCCAGTTCTTTCCATATGGTGCATTAGAAAAGTTTGCCCGTCAATACAGAGAGGCTTATGACAAACTTTATCCTATTTCACCATCTTCTCCagaaccaccacctcctcctccaccaccaccaccacctcctccaccacctccacctGTAACTTCTTCACAACCTTCATCCAGCTCTGGAAAAATTCAAAGCATGACTCCTGCTCCATTGCAGgccccaccaccaacaccaccaccaccgccaccacctcctcctcctccaccaccaccaccttctgcaCCACCACCAGTGCAGCTACCAGTTTCATTAGATCTTCCACTTTTCCCTCCGATCATGATGCAGCCAGTGCAACACCCAGCATTGCCTCCTCAGCTTGCCCTCCAACTACCACCAATGGATGCTTTGTCTGCAGATCTTACTCAGCTTTGTCAGCAACAACTAGGATTAGATCCAAATTTCCTACGGCATTCTCAATTTAAGCGGCCACGTACAAGAATCACAGATGACCAATTAAAAATCTTGAGGGCATATTTTGATATTAATAATTCTCCAAGTGAAGAACAGATTCAAGAAATGGCTGAAAAATCTGGCCTTTCCCAAAAAGTTATCAAACACTGGTTTCGAAATACCCTATTTAAGGAGCGACAAAGAAACAAAGATTCCCCATATAATTTTAGCAACCCTCCCATAACGGTTTTGGAAGATATAAGAATTGAACCACAACCAAGTTCTTTAGAACATTACAAATCTGATTCAGCTTTCAGCAAGCGATCATCTAGAACTAGATTTACTGACTACCAGCTTAGAGTCTTGCAAGATTTTTTTGACACAAATGCTTATCCAAAAGATGATGAAATTGAACAACTTTCAACCGTACTTAACCTACCTACCCGAGTTATTGTTGTATGGTTCCAAAATGCACGACAGAAGGCTCGTAAAAGTTATGAAAATCAAGCTGAAACTAAAGATAACGAGAAGAGGGAGCTCACCAATGAGAGGTACATTCGGACTAGCAACATGCAATATCAGTGTAAAAAATGTAGCGTAGTTTTTCCTAGAATTTTTGACTTAATTACACACCAGAAAAAACTGTGTTATaaagatgaagatgatgatgcacAAGATGAAAGCCAAACAGAAGATTCAATGGATGCTACAGATCAAACACTTTACAAGAATTTCACACTTTCTGGTCCATCTGATTCATTAAAAAGTGTGGCTATAACAACAGCAAGCTCTGGTTCTGGTTCTAGTACTCCTTTAATGCCATCACCCAAACCTGAGCCCGAAAAAAACTCTCCTAAACCTGAGTCAGCAGAAAAGCCAAAGCAAAATGATACCATACCTAAGCAAGTGGAGACTTCCTCGCAAGCCAACAAATCAATGCAGTCTGCACCAACAACGTCTTCTGAACCACAGTCCTCAGCTTCTCAAACACAGCAACAGAAACAATCCCAAATAGGTGGCAGACCACCTTCTGCATCACAAAcaacacctgttccttcaagccCTTTAACAATCCCAATGACCCCTCTTCAGAACAGTCTACCTCCTCAGTTGCTACAGTATCAATGTGACCAGTGTACAGTTGCCTTTCCTACTCTAGAACTTTGGCAAGAACACCAGCACATGCATTTCTTGGCAGCCCAAAATCAGTTCCTTCATTCGCAATTTTTAGAAAGGCCTATGGATATGCCCTATATGATATTCGATCCTAATAGCCCTCTAATGACTGGACAATTGCTGAATAGCTCTTTAGCTCAGATGGCACCACAAGTAAGCTCAGCTCATACAATTCACCACACTGCTTCAATTCCTGGCTCACTTAAACGAAAACTGGATGATAAGGAAGATAACAACTGTAgtgaaaaagatgggggaaacagtGGTGAGGACCAGCATCGGGATAAGCGATTGAGAACTACAATTACTCCAGAGCAATTGGAAATACTCTATGAAAAATACCTTTTAGATTCCAATCCTACCAGAAAAATGCTAGATCACATTGCACGTGAAGTGGGACTAAAAAAGAGAGTAGTACAAGTCTGGTTTCAGAATACAAGAGCTCGAGAAAGGAAAGGACAATTTCGTGCAGTAGGTCCAGCCCAGTCTCATAAAAGATGTCCTTTTTGCAGAGCACTGTTTAAAGCAAAGTCTGCTTTAGAAAGTCACATTCGCTCTCGGCACTGGAATGAAGGAAAACAAGCAGGTTATAGTTTGCCACCAAGTCCTTTGATAGCCAATGAAGATGGAGGAGAGAGCCCACAAAAATACATGTTTTTTGATTATCCATCATTATCCTTAACAAAGATTGATTTATCAAGTGAAAATGAATTAGCTTCTACTGTCTCAACTCCAGTTAGTAAAACTGCAGAAATGTCACCGAAGAATCTTTTAAGTCCTTCTTCCTTCAAAGCAGAATGCAGTGAAGACATAGAGAATCTGAACACTGTTCCTGTTGATGGTGGGTATGATCAGAATAAAGCTGACTTTGATGAGACTTCATCAATTAATACAGCAATCAGCGATGCCACAACAGGAGATGAAGGAAACAATGAAATGGAAAATATGACTGGTAGTTCAGGAGATGTGAAATCTACATCGTCTCCAAAAGAGCCAAAAAATATTCTGAATGACAATTTGCCAAAAAACACAAACATGCCTAATATGGAGAACAGCGATGACAAGTTTCTATTCTCCCTGTCTAGCCCGTCAATACATTTCAGTGACAAGGATGGTGAACATGATCAAAGTGTTTACATTACTGATGATCCTGATGATAATGCTGATCGCAGTGAAACATCAAGCATAGCTGATCCAAGTTCACCAAATCCCTTTGGAGCAAGCAACCCCTTTAAATCTAAAAACAGTGATCGGCCAGGTCACAAACGATTTCGGACACAAATGAGTAATCTACAACTTAAGGTCTTGAAGGCTTGCTTTAGCGACTATCGGACTCCAACCATGCAAGAATGTGAAATGCTAGGGAATGAAATTGGCCTGCCCAAGCGTGTGGTTCAGGTTTGGTTTCAAAATGCtcgagcaaaagaaaagaaattcaAAATTAACATAGGGAAGCCATTCATGATAAATCAGAATGCAACTGATGGTTCAAGACCAGAGTGTTCTTTATGTGGGGTGAAATATTCTGCACGTTTGTCCATAAGAGACCATATCTTTTCCAAACAACATATTACAAAAGTGCGAGAAGCTGTGGGAAGCCAGCTGGACCGGGAAAAAGACTACTTAGCTCCTACAACTGT is a genomic window of Rhineura floridana isolate rRhiFlo1 chromosome 1, rRhiFlo1.hap2, whole genome shotgun sequence containing:
- the ZFHX4 gene encoding zinc finger homeobox protein 4 isoform X6, giving the protein METCDSPTISRQENGQSTSKLCGTTQLDNEVPEKVAGMEPDRENSSTDDNLRTDERKSEILLGFSVENAAATQVTSAKVIPCNECATSFSSLQKYMEHHCPNARLPVLKDDNESEISELEDSDVENLTGEIVYQPDGSAYIIEDSKESGQNAQTGANSKLFSTAMFLDSLTSAGEKNDQSASAPVSFYPQIINTFHIASSLGKPFTADQAFPNTSALAGVGPVLHSFRVYDLRHKRDKDYLTSDGSAKNSCVSKDVPNNVDLSKFDGCVSDGKRKPVLMCFLCKLSFGYIRSFVTHAVHDHRMTLNEEEQKLLSNKYVSAIIQGIGKDKEPLISFLEPKKSTSVYPHFSTTNLIGPDPTFRGLWSAFHVENGDSLQAGFAFLKGSASTAGSAEQPTGITQMPKAEVNLGGLPSLVANNTPITSVSLGHSSSESNKISESKDQENNCERQNETNTLHPNGEFPIKSEPSEPVEEDDDTYSNELDDDEVLGELADSIGSKDFPLLNQSISPLSSSVLKFIEKGTSSSSATVSDDKDKKKQTSALTHSSNVTSNYSVSGKDFIDASASKESTTAFHPNETVRGDEDSSITPHQHSFTPSTTGAGDGSPGSGIECPKCDTVLGSSRSLGGHMTMMHSRNSCKTLKCPKCNWHYKYQQTLEAHMKEKHPEPGGSCVYCKTGQPHPRLARGESYTCGYKPFRCEVCNYSTTTKGNLSIHMQSDKHLNNVQNLQNGNGEPVYGHTTPAPNPSLSSCGTPSPSKPKQKPTWRCEVCDYETNVARNLRIHMTSEKHMHNMMLLQQNMKQIQHNLHLGLAPAEAELYQYYLAQNIGLTGMKLENPADPQMMINPFQLDPATAAALAPGLVNNELPPEIRLANGQLMGDDLSLLTAGELSPYISDPALKLFQCAVCNKFTSDSLEALSVHVSSERSLPEEEWRAVIGDIYQCKLCNYNTQLKANFQLHCKTDKHMQKYQLVAHIKEGGKTNEWRLKCIAIGNPVHLKCNACDYYTNSVDKLRLHTTNHRHEAALKLYKHLQKHESAVNPESCYYYCALCDYSTKVKLNLVQHIRSVKHQQTEGLRKLQLHQQGLAPEEDNFSDIFFVKDCPPNEFEEQVEDAEGSAKSSSVSVADDKDTCEKERNNSEGKKASKDSAGINTPEKEPKLIIAAGEQPLLPAKEEDGASKKPKLSEENKFGHEQFYQCPYCNYNSRDPNRIQMHVLSQHSMQPVICCPLCQDVLSNKMHLQLHLTHLHSVSPDCVEKLLMTVPVPDVMMPNSMLLPAAASEKSDCDASASPTAEGSLKYSGESPSDEKNTPGLEESKTGMEIKTEEQKPLKESTEVPDWNKNSSKDIKIIESLPDQLSEQQKRQQLSVSDRHVYKYRCNHCSLAFKTMQKLQIHSQYHAIRAATMCSLCQRSFRTFQALKKHLEAGHPELSEAEIQQLCASLPVNGELWAESESMAQDEHALEQDIEREYEMDQEGKASPVGSDSSSIPDEMGSEPKRTLPFRKGPNFTMEKFLDPSRPYKCTVCKESFTQKNILLVHYNSVSHLHKLKKVLQEASSPVPQEANSSTDNKPYKCSICNVSYSQSSTLEIHMRSVLHQTKARAAKLEPSSNAMSGNSIAGNVNSPSQGMVDATILPAVNSKETHIDAKELNKKQASELVSAQPAHHPPQSPAQLQMQLQHELQQQAAFFQPQFLNPAFLPHFPMTPEALLQFQQPQFLFPFYIPGTEFSLSPDLGLPGSTAFGMPGMAGMAGSLLEDLKQQMQTQHHVGQTQLQILQQQAQQYQAIPPQIPSQKQQQQQTNKVVKIEQNSIVSTECQMMDTSPFKESEEISDKQEKPKQEFTIDSEGLKENKDMKKQKSLEPTIPPPRIASGARGNAAKALLENFGFELVIQYNENRQKVQKKTKTGDCENTDKLECAACSKLFSNILILKSHQEHVHGQFFPYGALEKFARQYREAYDKLYPISPSSPEPPPPPPPPPPPPPPPPPVTSSQPSSSSGKIQSMTPAPLQAPPPTPPPPPPPPPPPPPPPSAPPPVQLPVSLDLPLFPPIMMQPVQHPALPPQLALQLPPMDALSADLTQLCQQQLGLDPNFLRHSQFKRPRTRITDDQLKILRAYFDINNSPSEEQIQEMAEKSGLSQKVIKHWFRNTLFKERQRNKDSPYNFSNPPITVLEDIRIEPQPSSLEHYKSDSAFSKRSSRTRFTDYQLRVLQDFFDTNAYPKDDEIEQLSTVLNLPTRVIVVWFQNARQKARKSYENQAETKDNEKRELTNERYIRTSNMQYQCKKCSVVFPRIFDLITHQKKLCYKDEDDDAQDESQTEDSMDATDQTLYKNFTLSGPSDSLKSVAITTASSGSGSSTPLMPSPKPEPEKNSPKPESAEKPKQNDTIPKQVETSSQANKSMQSAPTTSSEPQSSASQTQQQKQSQIGGRPPSASQTTPVPSSPLTIPMTPLQNSLPPQLLQYQCDQCTVAFPTLELWQEHQHMHFLAAQNQFLHSQFLERPMDMPYMIFDPNSPLMTGQLLNSSLAQMAPQVSSAHTIHHTASIPGSLKRKLDDKEDNNCSEKDGGNSGEDQHRDKRLRTTITPEQLEILYEKYLLDSNPTRKMLDHIAREVGLKKRVVQVWFQNTRARERKGQFRAVGPAQSHKRCPFCRALFKAKSALESHIRSRHWNEGKQAGYSLPPSPLIANEDGGESPQKYMFFDYPSLSLTKIDLSSENELASTVSTPVSKTAEMSPKNLLSPSSFKAECSEDIENLNTVPVDGGYDQNKADFDETSSINTAISDATTGDEGNNEMENMTGSSGDVKSTSSPKEPKNILNDNLPKNTNMPNMENSDDKFLFSLSSPSIHFSDKDGEHDQSVYITDDPDDNADRSETSSIADPSSPNPFGASNPFKSKNSDRPGHKRFRTQMSNLQLKVLKACFSDYRTPTMQECEMLGNEIGLPKRVVQVWFQNARAKEKKFKINIGKPFMINQNATDGSRPECSLCGVKYSARLSIRDHIFSKQHITKVREAVGSQLDREKDYLAPTTVRQLMAQQELDRIKKATDVLGLTVQQPGMMESSSLHGISLPAAYPGLPGLPPVLLPGINGPSSLTGFPQSSNSA